TCGCTGTATTCTATCCATTGATGTTTGATATTGCTGTCGAGGGCGTCTATGGATGCAGGGGTTTGGATAAGAGAATCAGAGGTTGGACGAGGCTcgcaatggcaatggtgcTACAGCAATATGCAAGCATTTTAAAACGCAGACACGCAGAGGGATGCCATGGTTGAGATGAAGCTGAAACTGAAACTCGAGATTCATCGTGCTGCCCTTTTGCCGAGAGTCATGTATCAGATACTACCTACTTATGCCATGCAGGCAACTGCAGCAAGAATGCCGTGCCGCATGTCGCACAAGTCCATTAGGCTTTGCAGAATGAGCAGAGCAGATGAGGCAGAATTGCCAGGACAGGGATTGAAGCTGCAGTGGCTGTAGAGACGGGACTTGCGGCCAATCAACGGTCGGGCTGCGGGAGATGCATCTGCTTGGTGCGACTGGGGTGGAGAGTTGATATTGGATTGGTGTAAGATGGACGCGTCGGTTTGGCGTCGGGGCAAGCCGAAGTGGCTTGACATGACGAAGCTGAAATTGATTATTGAATGGTGCTAGCGGTATGAGCGAGGCGAGGGTTGTGCATCTATGCATGCAGCCATGAGGACATGGAGATTCATGTCACTTACACAAAGGCTGCATCGTCACGATAACCACTTCTCTTCATAATCAAGATGATCAAGATAAATATAGCCACATCTGCTGCATCCACCATGCAACGCTGTAACCCTCCTGGGCCGCCATCATCGCGTCTACCTCGCGTCCCAGCTCTCTCATtagctcttccatctcctccatcccGCCAAACCCACCCGTCCCGCCATTCATGCACCTCTGCATCACCAACCAGGGATCCGCTCCAGGGCGCATCCCATGGCGGCAGCGCATCCCCACGCGTCCATTGGGTCCTTGCAGCGCGGGTTGCTTTTTCGTGACAGTTTGGCGGCAGAGTCGCGCGTAAAGTGCGGTGCCCCCGGCAGAGCTTAAATGAGGGCTGATATGGGGATCGAGATTTTTCGTGTAAGTGGAGTGGATGCGGATGCGCGAGTCTGCCTCgactttgtcttgtcttgtcttgcagCTCGCCATGCTGAAGTGATCTGAAATCTTGGATTGTCGCCCTTTTTTGCCCTGCAGCTTCGCTTCGCATTGATTTTCGCATTTCTGCATCATCCTCGAAATGGGCATCCCTGTTGTAAATCCCTCTGTCTTGTACTGCACCTCCTCCagttctcttctccctcccctGAAGCTGCTAAACCCCCCCACCCTTCAGGCCATTAAAGCGCAAGTCAAGGTCGTCGGTGTGTGAGGCGCGTCTTGCGGTACCTCCCTTAGCCAGCCCGCGCACGGACCACCAGGTACTGGCGACTCTGCCGAGTACCGCTGCCTGCTGGAACGCAAATGGCGCGCGCGGGTCACTCGCCCGCTGCAGATGCGTGTGGCGCTACCTGAGGGCTGCCAACCCCGCTACCTCGCGCCCAAGTCGCTCTGCAGCAAACAGCCGTGTCGCAGTCACATTCCAGCGACGGAGCCCTGCGCCGTCTGACTTGTACCGCCCTGTGCTGTGGCGCCCCTCCCTGCTACGCTCCCTCCGTCGCCTCCCAGCTCTCGCTTCACGTTCCATTCTCGCGGCGTGTTTTCTTACTGTTTATTAGTACAGCCTCTGTCCCACTTGGGCCtggttttctcttctttccgcGCTTCATTCcctcccctcctcctcattcATCCTTTTTTCTCCCATTGTTTATTCCAGgcttctctcgctctctcaAGACGCCACAACAACACACGCCAAACACGTTCGTTTTCAGTCTGGTGTAAAAACAAGGGGAAAACAGAGGACGTTTCGCTAAACACTGGATTTTTTGAAGCGAATACATACCacaagcagaaaaaaaaaagaagaaaaaaagaaaagaattaATCTGCAAAAGCCGTTTCTCGCCTCATTTCCAACTAATTGATACTCATCTCTATTTTACTGTgaatcatcatctgctgccATCAATCATCTGTTTTTGCTCTCCACCGATTCAAAGTGCTCTTCACTGGGTCAACTTGTCGCATCATCGCATCCCGCACCAAATCGAATTCGCATCGCAAAATCGCAAAGTTGAATCGCTATTTTTAATtcgcccatcatggccgccGTCACTCGCCAGCCCTTTGCTCCCCTGGACGGAGCCCGTCTTCAATCATTAACCAGTCTCAAAAATAGACAAAATGGTATGTTTGTGCGATGAATTTGCGGTCAAGAATGGCAGCCCGGCTTGATGAGAGAATCCATCTGGCTAACACCATCGCTCAGCCGCTCCCGTCTCTCCAAAGCGCAaagctgagctgctggagattgaCAACTGCGAGAATGTCGAtccgctgctcttctccaagcgCTCCAAGGGCGTCAGCTCCAAGGACGCCCTCAAGCCCTCCAACTTCTTTCTCACTCCCAAGGCCAGCACGCCTGCGCGGTCTGCCGCTCCAGTCAAGGCCGCTTCAACGCCTCGACGCATCCTCAGTGCAAAGTCATGCATGAGCAAGCTCGGCTCTGAAAATGCCACGCCCAAGTCCTGCCCTCCTCCAGCCGGGCGCTCACCAACCCATGGAAAGCGATCAAAAATGCTGTCGAGCCGGCGACGCACTACTCGTCTGGACCCTCCCTCCTTCATGGGGGCTTCTTCTGCCCCCTTCTCTCTCGATGCTGCCTTGAAGGGCACCATTGCCGGGTACACGCCCAAGCCTTCAGCCAGGAAACCCATGTCTAGCCTGCTTGAGCCTGAGAGCAAGTCCAGCTGGTTCTTTGACATTCATGAGGACACCCCTGAGCAGGAGATGACCAACCTCCTCCAGCACAGCACCTGCACACTCGACATCTCGTCTGATGAGGAGACGGAGCAGCGCGCAAAGCGGGATGGTGCCGAGGGCCGTGACAAGGAGAACATTCCCCCTCCAGATGACGTCTCTCAGACCTCGGCCCAGccggccagccagcccaAGGGCGAGGAGATGGTTATTGAAAAGGAGCGGGTTGCACTGGGAGAGATGAACGCTGCAGACTTTTACGCCGACGGCTGCGATGAGTCATCGGTGATTCTGATCcacgaggatgacgaggagccGGAAGCTCCTCTCGCCAGCATCTCAAACAttcatgaagaagaggaagagacagaggtagaggaggacgaggaggaagagctcgAGATCCACGAGGACATTGATGCCCTCATCTCAAGATCCGACGACTCATCATCCAAGGCGGCTGTGCTGCAACCCATTGAAGGCACAGGCGAGAGCTTTGAGCTATGGGAAAGCGACAGCGCCAAGGATGCTGGGAGCCCGTGTGGGAGCCCGTGAGGAGCCGTGTTTGCAATGGACGTTGCATCTTCAACGAGGGAATGAGTGTACGCTTTCTTACGCTGGATGAAGAGCGAGCAAGCATTGAGCCTTTTGtttgagtcttttttttctcatctttctctttttatatttctctGACACTGTTTggcctgttttttttttattagttcttcctctcttttgtttAAACCTGCTTCAAAAAGGCCGTGACTTTGGCGCATCAGTTTTTTGCCCtctattttctctttcaGGGCTGGGCGGCGTTATCTGGTTTTTGTGCGGAATTTGGTGATACCAGGAGTTGTTGCTTGATTTGATGCGCCGGTCCGTGGCCGTTCTTGTTAGAGTCTTTGCAGAGTAGCAAGTATCGTACACGATTAATCGTATTGTTTGAACTCTAACCGTCTTTTTGTGTGACATGACTCTGTAAATTGATAAATGTGACAACTGAGAAGCAATGCACGGACCAGCCACGGCCTCTCAGCCACAGCGTCACAGTGCGGGCGTCCAATCTTATCGGCGATGGTGAAAGCTCATGCAGGCATGCAGCTCCCCTCCAACCGCAGCAgctcttgttttctctctcttctctcatcttctcgACACTTTGACAGCTCAGTCAACCTCGTAAAAGGGGATTGCAAGAGATGAACGAAGCTTCAGATGAATAATAAATAATCATTGCATAGAAacgaaaaagggaaaaaagaaaaatgtcCTCCATCCACgacctcgccgccgccgccgtcgccggcACCGCCTCCAGCCACGGCCAGGCGGGCGAGGACGGCAGCGGCGCGACCAAGAAGAGGGGCGCCTTTATCGTGCTCGAGGGCCTGGACCGCAGCGGCAAGACGACGCaggtgaagctgctggagcagcGCTTTGTGGAGGAGGGCAGGCCGGCCAAGGTGATGCGATTTCCGGGTGAGCTGATGGTGGCATGTGCATGCAGGAGGGAATgattgatgctgatgagcCGTGCAGACAGGACGACGGCCATTGGGCAGCTGATTGATGGCTACTTGAAGAGCCACGTTGAACTGGACGACCATGCCATTCACTTGCTGTTTAGCGCCAACCGCTGGGAATCTGCGTAAGTTGTCATGAGGAACATACATGTAGATATACAAAAGCCAAGGCTGACCACCGCCCAGCGCCCAAATCAGGGCCTACCTCGCCGCCGGCATCAGCGTCGTCTCAGACCGCTTCTACCACTCCGGCATCGTCTACTCGGCCGCAAAGAAGAACCCGCACCTGCCGCTGTCCTGGGCGCGCTCGCCAGACGTCGGCCTGCCCCGCCCGGACGTGGTGCTCTTCCTGGACCTGGACGAGGAGACGGCGCGGTCGCGGGGCGGCTGGGGCAGCGAAAAGTAcgaaaaggaggagatgCAGCGGACGGTGCGGGAGCTGTTTTGGGCGCTGAGCATGGGCGGGAAAGACATCAAGGGGCAGgacctgctgcagcagatgggcGGGATTGAGGGCCCGTCGTGGAGgcaggacgaggaggatctggtggtggtggatgCGAGTCGGCCGGTGGAGGATGTGGCCGAGGCGGTTTGGCGAAAGGTGAAGGCGAGGGTGGATCGGGTTGATATGGGCGAGATGGGCAAGGTGGTGAGGACTGCGTTGTGAGGGTGATGTTTGGCATGCTGGATACAATTCTTCTtgttggatgagatgagcaTCTGATTGGGATCGTGCAAGGGCGAGTTCATATTGGGTCATGGCTGTTTGCTCgaaattcttattttttacaACACTCACTCATAGTCAATTCATTGCAATGATATGAATAAACAAAGGGTGGCGGATCGTGATCAAGACTGCATCTAGATATACTCGCTTTATTTGTATTGTCCATCGCATAACACACTACCTTTCAGTGCTTATCAATTCACTACAAGGACTTCTTACCAAATCTTGAAAATATGGTTACTTCTGTATAAAAATGCGTTCACGGCCGCTGGAGACCAAGAGACTAGAGTCACTCTCGCTGTGCATGAAGCAAGTGGCCGCCTTTATGAGAGGCCGTCGTGGATTCCAGATTGGTTTCCAACCACAAGAAACGACCGGGCGTTTTAATCTCATGCTTTGCCCTGCCCTACTAACACAATAAGAGGATATCACATGTGCGATATTGGGCTGCGATGAGAACATGATTTTGAGGCCATTGGGAAACAAACCAACTCTAAGTTGTGGGGCCTTGCTATGCCCATGGATACTCTGAAGGAGAAGCATTATGAGGCTCTATGCCACAGCCGTGGCAAGTCAAGTTTAGCCAAGAACGATGAAGTGGATTTGAACTTGCTTCCTTTTATAATCAGATTCGCTGAGACTACTGAAGAAGATCCACGACTATGGGTATTGTCTCTGGGCTGGAGCAAGATATACTGGGAGAGAACTCAGGATGACTCGATGTCTGTGTCGTGGTTCTTCCATGAAGAAACAGTTGGATTGGTGAATTATGATCCGCGCCTGCTCTCGGATCAATTGAAGGATCGGGGGGTTTGCTCTTCGGGGCTTTATGCTGGTTTGATTTGGAAGGTTttggtttcttcttttagGTAAAAGACGAGTTCAAGCTGGGTCATGGCGATCTTCTTCAATCATTACTTTTGACTACATGCACACTCGTAAATTTATTGcaatattataaaattaaaacATCATTTCGTGATCAACTGCCCTGTGCAGTGGGTGGTAATTTTAGTGTATAAAGATGGGCCTCTGAAGGAGCCTGACTTTGATCACACCTCTTGGCGGACAATTTCGCTAGCACGCAGAGGGGGAAAAGGTACGGGAGGAAAATACTATGCACAAGCAAGTCAATAACAAGTGATGAATCAGAGACTGTTATGATTAATCCGGTAGCGTAAAAATTCTGTAAAGGTTTCATAGCAAGGACgttgagaagaagaccaaCAGGAGAGAGACATTGAGTTTGAGGTCTGATCTCTTGCATCATGAGTAATAGACACGTACAAAGATTCGTGTATGAACCAACGGCTGATGATAAGTTACGCTATATATAAGAAGCCGGAAGCCATCATCGCGTTTATATATCATCATGTAATATCAAGGAGGCGCTGGCTACTACTGTAAGTGCGGACGCAGCCTATAATGTTCAACTCAGTTACGGAAGAAAACACAAGACCGATGCCAGGATAGGAGGTGGAGATGGAACctatttttataaaaccACAAATCATTCACTTGGATATAATAAGCTATGAAAGAAAGACATGCTGTGGAGATTGCAGTAAAAGAGTGTAACTGGTATGCAACCTAAAACCCAACCCAGGATTCAATTAGCAGTCTTCAACCTTCGGCAGGGCGGTAGCATTAGCAGCAGGGTTATATTCCACGGGCCGAATGCTCAAGAATAACGGTGACGAGGAATCCACTTTTCACAATCTCTTTCAAATAGCTGGCTAGAATCTCGCCCTTGAAGTAGCTTATGCCATGCTGGCCATTTTCAAAAAAGAACGAGGGTCAAGTTCCCTAGCTGCTGAGCAGATTTATTGCCGCTCTTCTCGCGCAAGCCGTGCCCTAAATAATGGATATAGACAAGGTCCCCCTAGCTTTACATTTAGAATGATTTCTTCAAGCTCATCCATCACATTTGATTTTGTTGGCCAGGAGTGTGGATCCTCCAACGGAAGGCGAGATGATGGGTCAGGAGGCGTTGTCGCAGTGAGCATGGAGATATTTATAGGATCGGGCCCCACCTTGAGATACTCGTTGCTATTAACACATCCCTTATGATACCTTGAAGGCGCGATTTATAAGTGTAGTGGTTGATTCCGAATCGCCCAGTGCTTTCGAGAGATAGATGAACTATCAGCCATATTCAGAAGATGATACAAGTACAAAGGATGTGGTGTAATTAGAGAATATAATAGGTATAGAGTACTTATGTGTCCATGATGTAATTGTTTCTGGTGTTGAGTTGAAAGGGTAAAATTTTAAGACATGTATAAGTAGATAGATACAATGCATGgcagagtacatgtaagGTGTAGCTTTGCCTTGTTGCCTTGGGTATTAATCAATGCCTAATAAAGCCTGTAAAGGCACACTGAATGTAATAAAGAAACCACAGCCGCAGCTTCGTCTCTCTATGCATGAATGAAATAGTGAATCAGGCTTGCTAGAATAGTAGGGATAGGGTGGGTGGCTTGTTAAACAAGGTCTTAGGCTGCTAGCAAGGCTACAAGGCGGTATCAATCCTTGGGTTATGAAATACCCAATAAAACTCGCCAAAGTATACGCATATTGGGGCATGAGGTAAGGCATCAACTTTGCCTTGGTAGGTATCTATATTTAGCGTAGGGTGTTAAGAGACATGGCTGTCTGAGAACGCTCCTTGCATTAGTGCTTATGGAGGGAGTgaataataattatataagtcAGGACCCCAGCGACATTCCTAATTTCCTTGTAAAGATACTGTCTTAACTTCCCCTGAATATACTAca
This portion of the Trichoderma atroviride chromosome 6, complete sequence genome encodes:
- a CDS encoding uncharacterized protein (BUSCO:EOG092D4074), giving the protein MSSIHDLAAAAVAGTASSHGQAGEDGSGATKKRGAFIVLEGLDRSGKTTQVKLLEQRFVEEGRPAKVMRFPDRTTAIGQLIDGYLKSHVELDDHAIHLLFSANRWESAAQIRAYLAAGISVVSDRFYHSGIVYSAAKKNPHLPLSWARSPDVGLPRPDVVLFLDLDEETARSRGGWGSEKYEKEEMQRTVRELFWALSMGGKDIKGQDLLQQMGGIEGPSWRQDEEDLVVVDASRPVEDVAEAVWRKVKARVDRVDMGEMGKVVRTAL
- a CDS encoding uncharacterized protein (EggNog:ENOG41) encodes the protein MAAVTRQPFAPLDGARLQSLTSLKNRQNAAPVSPKRKAELLEIDNCENVDPLLFSKRSKGVSSKDALKPSNFFLTPKASTPARSAAPVKAASTPRRILSAKSCMSKLGSENATPKSCPPPAGRSPTHGKRSKMLSSRRRTTRLDPPSFMGASSAPFSLDAALKGTIAGYTPKPSARKPMSSLLEPESKSSWFFDIHEDTPEQEMTNLLQHSTCTLDISSDEETEQRAKRDGAEGRDKENIPPPDDVSQTSAQPASQPKGEEMVIEKERVALGEMNAADFYADGCDESSVILIHEDDEEPEAPLASISNIHEEEEETEVEEDEEEELEIHEDIDALISRSDDSSSKAAVLQPIEGTGESFELWESDSAKDAGSPCGSP